The Streptococcus parasanguinis genomic sequence TGACACCTTGGGCCTGTGCAGCAGCAAGGGCTGCTCTATTGCGAGGGGAGATCTTTTTTTCTGAATTGAGAAGGGTCCCATCTAAATCCAGCGCAATCAAGGAAATCTGACTCATACAATTTCCTCCATGTAGCGGAGGACAGAACCCGTCGCATGGTGGCCGATGACTTTTTCAGCAATGGCCAAGATTTCAGGACGTGCATTTTCTGGCGCTACAGGATGGCCCACGACTTGCATCATATGGAGGTCATTTAAGTTATCCCCGAAAGCCATCACCTGATCCATCGAGATCCCTAGTTTATCCGCTAAGGCGGTAATGGCAACTCCCTTATCGACATAATCGAGGACAATGTCAATCGATTCAAAACCTGTCGTCATCGCTTTGACACCGGGGATATTCTCAGTGACCCATTGCTCACCTTCAAGAACAAGAGCTGCATCAAAGTTGGTGGTCAATTTGAAAATTTCATCCTGAATATCCGCTAGACTTTTCACTTTTTGAATGTTTTCATTATAGTGCTGACTCAAGGCCAGATAGTCGGGATCTACTGATTCTAAGACATAGCTTCCTTTTTTCCCCGTCAAAAGCAGTTTATTGGGGTCTGCATAAGGTGAGGATTTCAAAGCTTCAAAAACACCCAAATAAAAGTCTTTGGACATAGTCGCTTCGTAGAGATCTTCTCCATGAAATTCTACCACACTACCATTTTCAGCAATGAAAATCATCTGGTCCTCAAATCCTTTAAATAGGGATTTGAGAGAAAGGAGGGCACGGCCACTCGCAGCAGCAAAATAGATGCCTTTTTCTTTGCAGCTTGCTAATACCTTGCGTAAATGGTCTTGATCGTACTGATGTTGGTCATTTAGAAAGGTTCCATCCATATCCGTAGCGATCAATTTAATATCATTATTCTTCATTTTCTAAGTCTTTCAATTTTACTGAGACGATTTTAGAAACCCCTGATTCCTGCATGGTCACACCATAGATGGAATCTGCAGCCGACATGGTTCCCTTCCGGTGCGTCACGACAATAAATTGGCTTTCCTTATCAAAGCGGTTCAAATAATCCCCAAAGCGCTTGACATTGGCCTCATCTAGGGCAGCCTCTACCTCATCCAGAATGACAAATGGAATAGTCTTGACACGAATAATCGAGAACAAGAGAGCCAAGGCAGACAAGGCCTTTTCTCCACCACTCATAAGGTTTAAGGATTGGATCTTTTTACCAGGTGGCTGTACAGAAATTTCAACACCAGCTGTCAGAAGATCTGGCTCTGTCAGAATCAAATCAGCAGAACCCCCACCAAACATTTGACGGAAAGTGACTTTAAAGGATTCACGAATGGCTTCAAAAGTTGATTTAAAGCGTTCCTTGACTTCGTCATTCATGTCGTTGATGGTAGACAGAAGCATGTTTTTCGCAGCCAAGACATCCTCACGCTGGCTGGAAAGGAAATCAAAGCGCCCCTTCACCTCGTCGTACTGCTCGATCGCACCCACATTGACTGGACCAAGTGCCTTAATATCTTTTTCGATGCTCTTGAGCTGGTTTTCAGCTGCTGCAAGATTTTCAACAGGTTTGGCCTGTTCTTTGGCTTGGTCAAAGCTTTGCATGAATTCATCGGTAATTTGCGTTAAGAGCTTGTTTAAACGATCCGCATGCTTTTCACGTGTCGCTTCAGCCTTGGCTTGTTGACGAATCCACTCTTCGTTTTTCTTGCGAGCTTGTTCCATCTGTTCTGCCACATCTTCGGCCTGGCCTTCCAAATCATCCAGCTCAAAACGTTTCCGAATGACTCCTTGTTCCAAGTCCGTTTTCTTGGCTTGGGCCTGCGTCAATTGATTGGCTAGCTGCTCCACATCTACTGTTTGAACTTGGGCCTCGCCTTGTTCAATCAGCAATTGCAACTGATGCTCTTCTACTTCCAACTGGGAGATCGTTTCTTCCAAGCGACGAGCATCTGTTTGCTCATAGCTTTGTTGGCTCTTATATTCGGTCTGTTGAAGTCGCAACTCTGCCAATTGCTCTTGCAAGTTTTGTACTTTTTGTTGCAGAACGTCTTTGTCCGACTTCATGGTTTCAATGTCGCGATTCAGATTTTCTTTTTTAAGCTCAATTTCTGCCAATTGCTCAGTAAGAGACTCTAGCTCTTCTTGGAGAGACTGGGTCGCATCTGTTGCCAATTCTGACTTCAAAGCTTCTAAGAGTTCCTGAATTTCTTTCAGTTGCTCTTGGCTTTGTTGGTAGGCCAATTGGGCCCGCTGTTGCTCTAGACGCGCTTGCTCACCCTGGCTTTGAATAGAAGCCAAGTATTCTTGCGCCTGGTTGAGCAGATTGTCCTTGGTCTCTACCTCCTGCTCTGCTTCTCTCAAACGAGCATCCAGAGCTTGCATTTCCTGCTTCAAACTATCCAATTCTGGTTTGACAAAGACCGTATTTTGGGAGCGATTGGCACCACCGGCGTACGATCCTCCGGTCCGCAATTCGGTCCCATCCAAGGTCACCATCCGAACTTGATAGTTGACTTTACGAGCCGCCTCACGCGCATGCTCCGTCGTGTCAAAGATAGCCGTTACTCCAAGCAAGTTTTGGAAAATCTGTTCAAAACGATGCTCATAGGTCACTAAGTCACTCGCAATTCCTAGAAATCCTGCACTGGCTTGAATCAATTCTAGATTCCGAGGAGATAGTTGACGAGCTTTGATGGTCGTGAGCGGAAGGAAAGTTGCCCGTCCCAAGCGATTGCGTTTCAAGAAATCGATCGCTCGTGTTGCGGCCTTTTCATCCTCGACAATGATTTGTTGGCTGCTAGCTCCCAGAGCAATTTCAAGCGCTGTCTGGTAGTCTTTTGAGAAACTCAAATTCTCACTAACAGCCCCACAGATGCCTCCTAACCGTTCTGCTTCTTGCAAAACGCTCTTGACGCCTGCATAGAAGTTACTATGGTTCTTCTGAATAGCTTCCAAGCTATTGATCCGCGCCCGCTTATTCTTGCTCTCATCCATCAAGTCAAACATGGCCGCTTGAGCCTCTTGGTAGGCAGCTTTGGCCTGCTCCACTTTTACCAATTGCTCTTGGTATTCTGCTAATAGGCCTTTGACCGTCGCTTGTGCCTGATCCAACTCTTCCAATTGTCGGACTTCTTTTTCCTTGGCAGTTTCAAAGTTTGTTTGTGCCTTGGTCAAATCCTCTTGACGATGGCTTGATTCTTGCAGGAGTGCTTGGATCCGGCTCTCAATGGCTGTCCGCTCATTTGATTTTTCAGCCTCAGTCTGTAAGAGCGCGACATACTGCTCGCGTAGATGCTCAATGACTTGTTCCGGATCTTCTTCATAGTTGGCTAATTCTTTTTCCAACTCTTCTTGTTGCTGACGGTTCTCTGTCAGTCTTTGTTGAAGCACAGCTAGCGTCTCTTGTTTTTGAGCCAGCTCTTGTTTCGTTTCTTCCAGACGGGCCACGACAGCATCCAGCCGCTCAAGATTTTCCCTGCGACTATGGGCTGCTTGACTCGATTGCAACTTAGCTACTTCGATTTGCTTTTCCAAATCGCTGATCAAACGAGTAACCTCAAGCAAGCTGGCCTGGTCCTCAGCTAAACTCTCATCCAACTGATGGCGGGCTTTCTTGATACGTACATTATCTTCTTCTAAGACCTGACGACGTTGGTAATAAGAAGCCAACTGTTCTTGAATGGCCTTTTCTTCTTGATCAGCCTTTTCATAAAGGTCCTTTGTCAAATCGACTTGAGCAACTAAAACATCCAGCAAGAGAATCTGCCGTTCTTGGTCTAATTCCAAGAAACGGCGAGCGACAGTCGCTTGCTTTTCAAGAGGTTGGATTTGTCCTTCTAATTCATAGAGGATATCCTCCAGACGGTCCAAATTCTCCTGGGTTTGGTTGAGTTTGGTCTCGGTTTCCTTGCGCCGCGTCTTAAATTTCAAGACACCTGCAGCTTCTTCAAAGATGGCCCGGCGTTCTTCCGGTTTGGAGTTAAAGATCTCCTCTACCCGACCTTGGGAGATAATGGAGAAAGAATCCCGTCCCAATCCCGTATCCATGAACAAATCATGTACATCTCTGAGACGTACTTTCTTGCCATCGATCTTGTACTCGCTGTCTCCCGAACGATAAATATGCCGTTCGACACGAATTTCTTTCCCTGCCTGTTGGATAAAACCATCTTGGTTATCTAAGACAACTGTGACACAGGCATAATTCAGCGGTTTTCGCGATTCTGTCCCTGCAAAAATGACATCGGGCATCTTGCCCCCACGTAGACTCTTGACACTGGATTCCCCCAGGGCCCAGCGCAAGCTCTCCGTGATATTTGATTTTCCAGATCCATTAGGCCCTACAACGGCAGTGACCCCTTTGTCAAATACGACTTTTGTCTTATCCGCAAAGGATTTAAAGCCTTGGATTTCAATCTCTTTTAGATACATGGCCCATCATTCCTCGTTTCAACTGCATTGCGGGCTGCTTCCTGCTCCGCTAACTTCTTGGAACGACCATGACCATGTCCCATCGTTTGACCGTTCACGAACACTTCTACTTCAAACTCTTTGGCATGAGCTGGACCGGACTCGCTAACCACTTGATATTGGATCTCCACATCTCCGTGAACCTGTAACAGTTCTTGCAAGCGAGTCTTGTAGTCAATGACTTGAGAAAATTGACCCGTTTCAACCTTTGGAATCATGACCTGATAGATGAAGCGTTTGACTGCTTCCACTCCTTGATCTAGTAAAAGAGCACCTAAAAAGGCTTCAAATAAATCGCCAAGAATCGTATCGCGGTCCCGACCACCAGATTTTTCTTCGCCTTTGCCTAGTTTGATGAAATGGTCAAATTGGCAATCTCGAGAAAAACCAGCCAAACTCTCTTCACGGACAATCATAGAACGGAATTTGGACAAATCTCCCTCCGGTCTGTTGGGGTGTTCCTTATACAAATATTCGGAAATAACTAATTGAAGAACAGCGTCTCCTAAAAATTCCAAACGTTCGTTATGTGAAATTTTTAAGAGGCGGTGCTCATTGGCATAAGAGGTGTGCGTAAAAGCTGTATCTAATAAACTGGTATCTGAAAAAACGATCTGAAACCGTTCCGATAACAGGGCTTGTAATTTCTCCATGGGAAGCCTACTTTCTAATTAATTCATACTCTTAAGTATACCAAAAAAGAAGCACGAACGCACTTCTTTTCCTAGTTCTAGGGCCTGAATTCTCCAATTTTAATCAGGATTTTCTTCTGTTGGATTTTCAGGCTTATTAGGGATCACTTTTAAGAGATAATAGGTGATAAAAATCGTCAAAGCACCTAAAACAAGCTTCACCCAAATAATCGGGGCCAGATAGATCGAAATCCCCATCAAAATGTAGATCTGAAGAAGGATCCATTTCTTCCGTTCTTTGGCAATCGATTTGGTCTCTCGGTAATCCGCTACATAGGTTTGATAAAGCTTGGTTTGGTAGAGCCAAGTTTCAAAGCGTTTGGAACTTTTAGCAAAGCAAGCCATAGACAACAATAGAAAGGGGGTTGTCGGTAAAATCGGCAAAGGAATCCCAATAATTCCTAATCCCAAAGACACAAAACCAATCGTAAGATAAACAAGGCGCATTTACTCCTCCTTTGTATGATTCTTTTTTGTTAAAAGCCATTTCATAGTTGACTCACTAACTTTTACTAATCCTTTCTCAATTTTTAGAAAAAGCTACTAACACAACAGCATAGACTAGAAGGAGCAAGATCCCATAAAGGATTCCAGCCATTTATAATAGCGATTCACACCGCAATAACGCTCCACGTAAGCTCTACTTGGTTTTTCAGGATCATACCAAACCGTCATCAAAGAGCATAGTGGAAATTGGGTCTGAAGAGCTGTATTAAAAGAAACAAATGAATTTCGATAAAAGGTAATCGAATTGGCTAACATCTCTTCTCTTGTGTGAATGTAAGAAGCCTGTTTAGGTCCCCATGGGGTTGAAACCGTCCTAATAAAGAAATA encodes the following:
- the rnc gene encoding ribonuclease III, which produces MEKLQALLSERFQIVFSDTSLLDTAFTHTSYANEHRLLKISHNERLEFLGDAVLQLVISEYLYKEHPNRPEGDLSKFRSMIVREESLAGFSRDCQFDHFIKLGKGEEKSGGRDRDTILGDLFEAFLGALLLDQGVEAVKRFIYQVMIPKVETGQFSQVIDYKTRLQELLQVHGDVEIQYQVVSESGPAHAKEFEVEVFVNGQTMGHGHGRSKKLAEQEAARNAVETRNDGPCI
- a CDS encoding Cof-type HAD-IIB family hydrolase — translated: MKNNDIKLIATDMDGTFLNDQHQYDQDHLRKVLASCKEKGIYFAAASGRALLSLKSLFKGFEDQMIFIAENGSVVEFHGEDLYEATMSKDFYLGVFEALKSSPYADPNKLLLTGKKGSYVLESVDPDYLALSQHYNENIQKVKSLADIQDEIFKLTTNFDAALVLEGEQWVTENIPGVKAMTTGFESIDIVLDYVDKGVAITALADKLGISMDQVMAFGDNLNDLHMMQVVGHPVAPENARPEILAIAEKVIGHHATGSVLRYMEEIV
- the smc gene encoding chromosome segregation protein SMC, which codes for MYLKEIEIQGFKSFADKTKVVFDKGVTAVVGPNGSGKSNITESLRWALGESSVKSLRGGKMPDVIFAGTESRKPLNYACVTVVLDNQDGFIQQAGKEIRVERHIYRSGDSEYKIDGKKVRLRDVHDLFMDTGLGRDSFSIISQGRVEEIFNSKPEERRAIFEEAAGVLKFKTRRKETETKLNQTQENLDRLEDILYELEGQIQPLEKQATVARRFLELDQERQILLLDVLVAQVDLTKDLYEKADQEEKAIQEQLASYYQRRQVLEEDNVRIKKARHQLDESLAEDQASLLEVTRLISDLEKQIEVAKLQSSQAAHSRRENLERLDAVVARLEETKQELAQKQETLAVLQQRLTENRQQQEELEKELANYEEDPEQVIEHLREQYVALLQTEAEKSNERTAIESRIQALLQESSHRQEDLTKAQTNFETAKEKEVRQLEELDQAQATVKGLLAEYQEQLVKVEQAKAAYQEAQAAMFDLMDESKNKRARINSLEAIQKNHSNFYAGVKSVLQEAERLGGICGAVSENLSFSKDYQTALEIALGASSQQIIVEDEKAATRAIDFLKRNRLGRATFLPLTTIKARQLSPRNLELIQASAGFLGIASDLVTYEHRFEQIFQNLLGVTAIFDTTEHAREAARKVNYQVRMVTLDGTELRTGGSYAGGANRSQNTVFVKPELDSLKQEMQALDARLREAEQEVETKDNLLNQAQEYLASIQSQGEQARLEQQRAQLAYQQSQEQLKEIQELLEALKSELATDATQSLQEELESLTEQLAEIELKKENLNRDIETMKSDKDVLQQKVQNLQEQLAELRLQQTEYKSQQSYEQTDARRLEETISQLEVEEHQLQLLIEQGEAQVQTVDVEQLANQLTQAQAKKTDLEQGVIRKRFELDDLEGQAEDVAEQMEQARKKNEEWIRQQAKAEATREKHADRLNKLLTQITDEFMQSFDQAKEQAKPVENLAAAENQLKSIEKDIKALGPVNVGAIEQYDEVKGRFDFLSSQREDVLAAKNMLLSTINDMNDEVKERFKSTFEAIRESFKVTFRQMFGGGSADLILTEPDLLTAGVEISVQPPGKKIQSLNLMSGGEKALSALALLFSIIRVKTIPFVILDEVEAALDEANVKRFGDYLNRFDKESQFIVVTHRKGTMSAADSIYGVTMQESGVSKIVSVKLKDLENEE
- a CDS encoding YbaN family protein, coding for MRLVYLTIGFVSLGLGIIGIPLPILPTTPFLLLSMACFAKSSKRFETWLYQTKLYQTYVADYRETKSIAKERKKWILLQIYILMGISIYLAPIIWVKLVLGALTIFITYYLLKVIPNKPENPTEENPD